A region from the Brachyspira hampsonii genome encodes:
- a CDS encoding YkvA family protein: MGIKEKSKELWDKISLETTFEKLTSIIDKTKDILNLSSSRHLSKFLDKIQLMVDMIGDYVNGNYKDIPWKSLSAIAGALIYLIIPLDVLPDLFPFIGLLDDAFIIGLCIKCFSTDLQQYKVWKYGESDEEESEEDTEYNEADYEIVGDEESEDDE; the protein is encoded by the coding sequence ATGGGAATAAAAGAAAAATCAAAAGAATTATGGGATAAAATTTCATTAGAAACTACATTTGAAAAGTTAACATCTATTATTGATAAAACAAAAGATATATTGAATCTTTCATCATCAAGACATCTTTCTAAATTTTTAGATAAAATTCAATTAATGGTTGATATGATAGGAGATTATGTAAATGGCAATTATAAGGATATTCCTTGGAAAAGTTTATCTGCTATAGCTGGGGCATTAATATATTTAATAATTCCTTTAGATGTACTTCCTGATTTATTTCCATTTATAGGATTATTAGATGATGCTTTTATAATAGGATTATGTATAAAGTGTTTTTCTACTGATTTGCAACAATATAAAGTTTGGAAATATGGCGAATCAGATGAAGAAGAATCAGAAGAAGATACAGAATATAATGAAGCAGATTATGAAATAGTAGGCGATGAAGAAAGTGAAGATGATGAATAG